TCGTCAAAGCAGCATTCTCAATGCGTAGAAAAATGCTGAGAAATTCCTTGAGTGGTTTTGATATTCCCGATAATATTCGGGAAGAAATTGATTTTACCCGTCGGCCGGAGACGCTTTCGATCGCAGAATTCGCGAAACTTTTAAACTGATTATAAGTTTTATCAATCTCTTGGGTAAGACCCTTTAATAAGTGTAAATTTGCTGACTTTTTCCTCAACAAAAATCGAGGTTTAAACATATGGCTAAAGCAGCAAGAGCAATTAATGAATCCAACCGTAGTCTAAGTCAGTACTTAGAAGAGATCGGCAAATTTGAGCCGCTCCATCCGTCGCGTGAGGTAGAGCTGGCCCAGGCTATCAAAAAGAACGACCGTCTTGCCATGAAGGAACTAGTGGAAGCAAACCTTCGTTTTGTGGTATCCGTGGCTAAGGATTATCAAGGCCAAGGATTGCCCTTGACTGACCTCATTAATGAGGGCAATATGGGCTTAATGAAAGCGGCCGGTCGCTTTGATGAAACGCGGGGATTCAAATTTATATCCTATGCTGTATGGTGGATTAGACAATCTATTTTACAGGCACTAGCTGAACATTCCAGAATTGTACGTTTACCGTTAAACCGGGTTGGAACGATTTCGAAAATCACAAAACAAGCTGAAAAGCTTGAAGCTGAAGTCGAACGTCCACCAAATGAAGAAGAAATCGGGCGTAACCTGGAAATGACCAGTGATGAAGTGATCGATGCCATGCGGATTTCCCGACGGCACCATTCACTGAATGCACCATTTCGTGATGGTGATAAAAACTCTCTTATCGATGTCATTGAAGATGATGGTCAAATCCATCCTGATGAACCGCTCATGGCGGAATCACTGAAGGATGAAATTCGTCAATCAT
The sequence above is drawn from the Candidatus Neomarinimicrobiota bacterium genome and encodes:
- a CDS encoding sigma-70 family RNA polymerase sigma factor — translated: MAKAARAINESNRSLSQYLEEIGKFEPLHPSREVELAQAIKKNDRLAMKELVEANLRFVVSVAKDYQGQGLPLTDLINEGNMGLMKAAGRFDETRGFKFISYAVWWIRQSILQALAEHSRIVRLPLNRVGTISKITKQAEKLEAEVERPPNEEEIGRNLEMTSDEVIDAMRISRRHHSLNAPFRDGDKNSLIDVIEDDGQIHPDEPLMAESLKDEIRQSLDTLKERERQVIKMYFGIERDYALTLNEIGEEFSLTRERVRQIKEKAIRRLRHRSRSKSLRTYLG